One region of Maridesulfovibrio ferrireducens genomic DNA includes:
- the purF gene encoding amidophosphoribosyltransferase codes for MKKEYCGLFGICGHPEAARMTYFGLYAMQHRGQESAGIVTWDGDTIREQKGMGLVADVFNERHLSKELKGDIAIGHVRYSTTGASLIKNAQPFVVRFGDLRLAIAHNGNLVNTKELRDELEAQGSIFQTTMDSEVFVHLIAKSLNGNTIEDAVMKACKKVKGAFSLLILANDKMIAVKDPHGFRPLVFGKVGANYVFASETCAFDLIDAEAIRAVKQGEMVVVEDGKLTSYIYDDTTPKRQCIFELIYFARPDSIIFDEVVYERRKKMGQILAREMPKDVDFVMPFPDSGNYAAVGYSQESGLPLELAMIRNHYVGRTFIQPSQDMRDFSVKMKLNPVRSMIKGKSIMIIEDSIVRGTTIRARVKELRALGAREIHMRVSCPAIRFPCYYGIDFSSKGELIAANSTEEEIASFIGLDSLHYLSIDGLLDSVEDRDSYCLACFNGDYPIEPCSCSGKMCLEDKC; via the coding sequence ATGAAAAAAGAATATTGCGGACTCTTTGGAATATGCGGCCATCCCGAAGCAGCAAGAATGACCTATTTTGGTCTTTATGCTATGCAGCATCGCGGTCAGGAATCTGCTGGAATTGTTACATGGGACGGCGATACAATCCGTGAACAGAAGGGCATGGGATTGGTTGCGGACGTTTTTAACGAGCGTCATCTAAGTAAAGAATTGAAAGGTGATATTGCTATCGGGCATGTCAGATATTCTACTACCGGCGCATCACTGATAAAAAATGCTCAGCCGTTTGTTGTAAGATTCGGCGATTTGCGTCTCGCGATTGCCCATAACGGTAATCTTGTGAATACGAAGGAACTTCGTGATGAACTTGAAGCGCAGGGCTCAATTTTCCAGACTACTATGGATTCAGAAGTTTTCGTCCATCTGATCGCAAAAAGTCTGAATGGAAATACCATTGAAGACGCTGTCATGAAAGCTTGTAAAAAGGTCAAAGGGGCTTTTTCACTTTTGATTCTTGCAAATGACAAGATGATTGCAGTTAAAGATCCTCATGGATTTCGCCCTTTAGTGTTTGGTAAAGTTGGTGCCAATTATGTTTTCGCCTCTGAAACATGCGCATTCGATCTGATTGATGCTGAAGCCATTCGTGCCGTTAAGCAAGGGGAAATGGTTGTTGTTGAAGACGGCAAACTGACATCTTATATTTATGATGACACTACTCCCAAAAGGCAATGTATTTTTGAATTGATCTATTTTGCACGTCCTGACTCCATTATTTTTGATGAAGTTGTATATGAAAGACGTAAAAAAATGGGGCAGATTTTAGCTAGAGAAATGCCGAAAGATGTCGATTTTGTTATGCCTTTCCCTGACTCCGGTAACTATGCCGCTGTCGGATATTCTCAGGAATCAGGACTTCCGCTTGAACTCGCCATGATTCGAAATCATTATGTTGGCCGTACTTTTATTCAGCCCTCACAGGATATGCGCGATTTCAGTGTTAAGATGAAGCTTAATCCTGTTCGCAGCATGATTAAAGGCAAGAGCATCATGATTATCGAAGATTCCATTGTTCGCGGAACAACAATTCGCGCAAGGGTCAAAGAACTCAGAGCGCTTGGCGCACGTGAAATTCATATGCGTGTCAGTTGTCCCGCAATTCGCTTCCCTTGTTATTACGGAATCGATTTTTCATCTAAGGGTGAACTTATCGCGGCTAATAGTACTGAAGAAGAAATTGCAAGTTTTATCGGTCTTGATTCTCTTCATTATCTTTCAATTGATGGTCTTTTGGACTCAGTTGAAGATAGAGATTCTTATTGTCTGGCATGCTTCAACGGTGACTATCCAATTGAGCCCTGCTCCTGTTCCGGTAAAATGTGTTTGGAAGATAAGTGCTAG
- a CDS encoding SlyX family protein has protein sequence MNTPNKLEDRIETLETSLAMQDRIIEDMNVFIIAQQNQISELEKKIDILAGQMKDLKDIASASGNVEDVPPPHYS, from the coding sequence ATGAATACCCCAAATAAACTTGAAGACCGAATTGAAACCTTGGAAACCAGTCTTGCAATGCAGGACAGGATAATTGAAGACATGAACGTCTTCATTATTGCTCAGCAGAATCAAATTTCAGAACTCGAAAAAAAAATTGATATCCTTGCCGGACAAATGAAAGATCTAAAAGATATCGCCTCAGCATCAGGCAATGTAGAAGATGTTCCACCGCCACATTACAGCTAG
- a CDS encoding FeoA family protein produces MNVLPDTKKPRPLSCYKEGVSVRVISLQGGRCFCSRLLSMGIIPGTIINVLRNCGRMTIRIRSSEYALGKEMANKILAIPICGCCD; encoded by the coding sequence ATGAACGTACTACCAGACACAAAAAAGCCACGACCACTATCCTGCTATAAGGAAGGTGTGTCAGTAAGGGTTATCAGTTTACAAGGAGGCAGATGCTTCTGTAGCAGACTGCTTTCCATGGGTATTATTCCAGGTACTATTATAAATGTGCTTAGAAATTGTGGAAGAATGACCATCAGAATTCGCTCCTCAGAATACGCGTTGGGAAAAGAAATGGCTAACAAGATTTTAGCTATCCCTATATGCGGATGCTGTGATTAA
- a CDS encoding PSP1 domain-containing protein, whose product MSQILGVKFNDFGQIYYFSSGPFVVREGHSVIVKTEQGMGLGKVFVVQQDLPEDITEDSVKTIYRLAGEEDLVIDGENKDLSRNALRFCKGCIEGQKLEMKLVDVEVFFDRSKMIFYFTAPGRIDFRELVKDLVKEYRTRIELRQIGVRHETQMLGAIGNCGQICCCRRFMRKFMPVTIRMAKEQNLFLNPTKISGICGRLLCCLSFEQENYEQFHKRCPKIGKRYNTAHGNVKVTRTNFFRNTLTILPEVGEEIEVCLDEWPDVLKATSPDQLVKKELPKDDLDFDSNEPQARINYNDRDRSSKPAAPGRADRPERPRAARPERPRPARPERPRPEKKKRPFVSSDAPEPVAERDRVASEPVNKSEAETQEKKPVSRNRRPSRRRRRKKPAGGDS is encoded by the coding sequence ATGTCTCAAATTTTAGGTGTTAAATTTAACGATTTCGGTCAGATATACTATTTTTCTTCCGGGCCTTTTGTTGTCCGCGAAGGACATTCAGTAATCGTAAAGACTGAACAGGGGATGGGGCTCGGCAAAGTCTTTGTTGTACAACAGGATTTGCCAGAAGATATAACTGAAGATTCAGTCAAAACAATATATCGTCTCGCAGGTGAAGAAGATCTGGTTATCGACGGTGAAAACAAAGATCTATCCCGCAATGCCCTCAGATTCTGTAAGGGATGCATTGAGGGGCAAAAGCTCGAAATGAAGCTTGTTGATGTTGAGGTTTTCTTTGATCGCAGCAAGATGATTTTTTATTTTACCGCTCCCGGAAGAATTGATTTTCGTGAGTTGGTTAAAGATCTGGTTAAAGAATACAGAACACGCATTGAACTTAGACAGATCGGTGTCCGGCATGAAACTCAGATGCTTGGCGCAATAGGTAATTGTGGGCAGATTTGTTGCTGCCGTCGGTTTATGCGTAAATTTATGCCTGTTACTATCCGCATGGCAAAAGAGCAGAATCTTTTTCTTAATCCGACAAAAATATCAGGTATATGCGGTCGTCTTTTATGCTGTCTTTCTTTTGAGCAGGAAAATTACGAGCAGTTTCACAAACGTTGTCCAAAAATTGGTAAACGCTATAATACTGCGCATGGAAATGTTAAGGTTACACGGACGAATTTCTTCAGAAATACTTTGACCATCCTGCCGGAAGTTGGTGAAGAAATTGAAGTTTGTCTTGATGAGTGGCCGGATGTTTTAAAAGCTACATCTCCGGATCAGCTTGTAAAAAAGGAACTTCCGAAAGATGATTTAGATTTTGATAGTAATGAACCGCAAGCTCGAATTAATTATAATGATCGAGATAGATCAAGTAAGCCGGCAGCTCCCGGGCGTGCAGATCGTCCCGAACGACCTCGTGCCGCAAGGCCGGAGCGTCCTCGTCCAGCTAGACCGGAACGTCCGCGTCCTGAAAAAAAGAAGCGTCCTTTTGTAAGCAGTGATGCTCCTGAACCTGTTGCAGAGCGTGATCGTGTTGCTTCAGAGCCAGTCAATAAGTCTGAAGCAGAAACTCAAGAGAAAAAACCTGTTTCTAGAAATCGCCGTCCTTCAAGGCGCAGGCGCAGAAAAAAACCTGCAGGTGGCGATTCATAA
- the carB gene encoding carbamoyl-phosphate synthase large subunit, whose protein sequence is MPKRTDIKKIMLIGSGPIVIGQACEFDYSGTQALKALKEEGYEVILVNSNPATIMTDPHLADRTYIEPIEPGTVAKIIEKERPDALLPTLGGQTALNTALAVAEMGVLEKYGVELIGASVDVIEKAESRELFRAAMEKINLKVPFSGIARNIDDVRYWGKKINFPIIIRPAFTLGGTGGGVAYNMEDLEKIAMQGISASLQSEVMLEESILGWKEYELEVMRDKKDNCVIICSIENIDPMGVHTGDSITVAPAQTLTDVEYQILRDASLAIMREIGVETGGSNVQFAINPANGELAVIEMNPRVSRSSALASKATGFPIAKIAAKLAVGYTLDEIPNDITRETMASFEPTIDYCVIKIPRFTFEKFPGAEDYLTTAMKSVGETMAIGRTFKEALQKGLRSLEVGMPGFGKNFEKPEIDREDLIGLIRKPNSKRIFALRDAFLCGFTVEEIFDICKIDPWYLNQFEELVRFEEKLKTFTLEIGMYSENTEIPAMLKKAKELGYSDPQLATLWKKTEEEVRTFRKNLEIKPTYYLVDTCAAEFEAYTPYFYSTYESGQEAEPMEGRKVMILGGGPNRIGQGIEFDYCCCHSAFALEEMGVKSIMVNSNPETVSTDYDTSDRLYFEPLTYEDVLNIVEFEKPDGIIVQFGGQTPLNLAIPLLKAGVKILGTSPDSIDRAEDRERFQALLHKLDLKQPANGTARSLEDAQKIATELTYPLVLRPSYVLGGRGMDIVYSDDEFESYFREASVVSPEHPILIDKFLENAVEVDVDALSDGEQTYVAGVMEHIEEAGIHSGDSACVLPPHTLSPEIVKEIERQTVALAAELEIVGLMNIQFAVKDNVVYIIEVNPRASRTVPFVSKATGIQLAKFATRVMLGEKLSDLDPWSLRKEGFYSVKEAVFPFNKFPNVDVKLGPEMRSTGEVMGMDVLPGLAFMKAQLGAGLKLPLEGTVFISVKDRDKEGIVTTAQIFKELGFKILSTGGTATFLNEKGIETERILKVNEGRPHVVDYIKNNDIDLLINTPSDKKTVSDSKEIRQTALLYGLAYTTTVAGAHAMALAIKDHRGTGLDVRCLQHYHNMEK, encoded by the coding sequence ATGCCTAAACGCACTGATATCAAGAAAATTATGCTTATCGGCTCCGGGCCGATTGTAATTGGCCAGGCCTGTGAATTCGATTATTCCGGAACTCAGGCTCTTAAAGCTCTTAAAGAAGAAGGTTACGAAGTAATACTCGTAAATTCTAATCCTGCCACAATAATGACCGACCCTCATCTGGCCGATCGTACATATATAGAACCGATTGAGCCTGGAACTGTTGCTAAGATTATTGAAAAAGAAAGACCTGACGCTCTGCTGCCTACTCTTGGCGGCCAGACAGCTCTGAATACTGCGCTTGCAGTGGCTGAGATGGGTGTTCTTGAAAAGTACGGCGTTGAACTTATCGGTGCATCTGTTGATGTCATTGAGAAGGCTGAAAGTAGAGAGCTTTTTCGTGCAGCAATGGAAAAGATTAATCTCAAAGTTCCTTTCAGCGGTATTGCCCGTAATATTGATGACGTGCGTTATTGGGGTAAAAAGATAAATTTCCCGATTATTATCCGTCCTGCATTTACTTTAGGTGGTACCGGCGGCGGTGTTGCTTATAATATGGAAGATCTCGAAAAGATCGCCATGCAGGGAATTTCCGCAAGTTTACAAAGTGAAGTTATGCTCGAAGAATCCATTTTAGGATGGAAAGAATACGAGCTGGAAGTAATGCGCGACAAAAAAGATAACTGCGTAATTATTTGCTCCATTGAAAATATAGATCCCATGGGTGTCCACACTGGAGACTCCATAACTGTTGCCCCGGCACAGACCCTTACTGATGTTGAATATCAGATTTTGAGGGATGCTTCTCTCGCCATCATGCGTGAAATCGGAGTTGAAACCGGTGGATCAAATGTTCAGTTTGCAATTAATCCTGCAAATGGCGAACTTGCAGTCATTGAAATGAATCCACGGGTTTCCAGATCTTCGGCCCTTGCTTCCAAAGCAACTGGGTTCCCTATTGCCAAGATCGCGGCAAAGCTCGCTGTCGGTTATACTCTCGATGAAATTCCTAATGATATCACCCGCGAGACAATGGCTTCTTTCGAACCTACCATTGACTACTGCGTAATAAAAATTCCTCGTTTCACCTTTGAAAAATTCCCGGGAGCCGAAGATTACCTCACCACAGCGATGAAGAGCGTTGGTGAAACCATGGCAATCGGACGTACTTTTAAAGAAGCTTTGCAGAAAGGTCTTAGATCTTTAGAAGTCGGTATGCCCGGCTTCGGTAAAAATTTCGAAAAACCTGAGATAGATCGTGAAGATTTGATTGGACTTATACGTAAGCCCAATTCAAAACGTATTTTTGCACTTCGCGATGCCTTCCTCTGCGGTTTCACTGTAGAAGAAATATTTGATATTTGTAAAATAGATCCTTGGTATTTGAATCAGTTTGAAGAGCTTGTTCGTTTTGAAGAGAAACTTAAAACTTTCACTCTTGAAATCGGCATGTATTCTGAAAACACAGAAATTCCGGCAATGCTTAAAAAAGCTAAAGAGTTAGGATATTCCGATCCGCAATTGGCTACTCTCTGGAAAAAAACTGAAGAAGAAGTCAGAACATTCAGAAAAAATCTCGAAATCAAACCTACATATTATCTGGTTGACACTTGCGCCGCAGAATTTGAAGCCTATACTCCTTACTTCTACTCTACTTATGAGTCAGGGCAGGAAGCTGAGCCTATGGAAGGCCGTAAGGTAATGATTCTGGGAGGCGGTCCTAACAGAATCGGACAGGGAATTGAATTTGACTATTGTTGTTGTCATTCCGCTTTTGCTCTTGAAGAGATGGGCGTTAAGTCAATTATGGTCAACTCCAACCCTGAAACCGTATCAACTGATTATGATACTTCAGATCGACTTTATTTTGAGCCGCTTACTTATGAAGATGTTCTTAATATTGTTGAGTTTGAAAAACCTGATGGAATTATCGTTCAGTTCGGTGGTCAGACTCCGCTCAATCTGGCAATTCCTCTACTGAAAGCAGGGGTTAAAATTCTCGGAACTTCACCGGACAGTATTGACCGCGCTGAAGACAGAGAAAGATTTCAAGCCCTTCTTCATAAACTTGATTTGAAGCAGCCTGCAAACGGAACAGCCCGTTCACTTGAAGATGCTCAGAAAATAGCTACTGAACTGACATATCCTTTAGTGCTTCGTCCTTCTTATGTTCTGGGCGGACGCGGAATGGATATTGTCTACAGTGATGATGAATTTGAATCATATTTCCGTGAAGCCTCAGTTGTTTCTCCTGAACATCCTATCTTGATAGATAAGTTCCTTGAGAATGCTGTCGAAGTAGATGTTGATGCTCTTTCTGATGGCGAGCAGACTTATGTAGCAGGCGTTATGGAACATATTGAGGAAGCAGGAATTCATTCCGGTGACTCAGCATGTGTACTTCCGCCTCATACGCTGAGCCCTGAAATAGTAAAAGAGATTGAACGGCAGACGGTAGCTCTTGCAGCAGAGCTTGAAATTGTCGGATTAATGAATATTCAGTTCGCGGTTAAAGACAATGTTGTTTATATCATTGAAGTTAATCCAAGAGCATCAAGAACAGTTCCGTTTGTAAGTAAAGCAACAGGAATTCAGCTTGCAAAGTTTGCAACCAGAGTAATGCTCGGCGAAAAACTTTCTGACTTAGATCCTTGGTCTCTCCGTAAAGAAGGTTTTTATTCAGTTAAAGAAGCGGTATTTCCTTTTAACAAATTCCCGAATGTTGATGTAAAGCTTGGACCTGAAATGCGTTCTACCGGTGAAGTTATGGGTATGGACGTTCTGCCCGGACTTGCTTTTATGAAAGCTCAGCTCGGAGCCGGACTGAAACTTCCACTTGAGGGAACTGTTTTTATCTCTGTTAAAGACCGAGATAAAGAGGGGATTGTTACTACTGCTCAGATTTTTAAAGAGCTCGGATTTAAGATCCTTTCTACAGGAGGCACGGCGACCTTCCTTAATGAAAAGGGAATTGAAACTGAAAGAATTCTTAAGGTGAATGAAGGGCGACCTCATGTTGTTGATTACATAAAAAATAACGACATTGATCTTTTAATAAATACGCCATCCGACAAAAAAACGGTTTCTGATTCGAAAGAAATTAGGCAGACCGCCTTGTTGTACGGGTTAGCATATACAACGACAGTCGCTGGCGCGCATGCCATGGCTTTAGCCATAAAAGACCATCGCGGCACAGGGCTGGATGTACGGTGTTTACAGCATTACCATAACATGGAAAAATAA
- a CDS encoding response regulator — MRMLIVDDDFYCRNMLHEIMKPYAQCDIAVNGEEAVFAFKKALEDEKRYDLVCLDLVMPEMDGQQALREIRSIEKDFKINGDDEVKVIVTTMLDDRKETHDAFFLGGATSYLVKPIEEDKLLKEMKNLGFSV; from the coding sequence ATGCGAATGCTTATTGTTGACGATGATTTTTACTGCCGCAATATGTTGCATGAGATCATGAAGCCTTACGCTCAATGTGACATAGCGGTTAATGGCGAAGAGGCTGTATTTGCTTTCAAAAAGGCCCTTGAGGATGAGAAAAGGTACGATTTAGTTTGTCTTGATCTCGTCATGCCGGAAATGGACGGGCAGCAGGCTCTTCGGGAAATAAGATCAATTGAGAAAGATTTTAAAATTAATGGGGATGACGAAGTTAAGGTTATCGTGACAACGATGCTTGATGATCGCAAGGAAACCCACGATGCTTTCTTCCTCGGTGGAGCTACTTCTTATCTGGTTAAGCCTATTGAGGAAGATAAGTTGCTAAAAGAAATGAAAAATTTAGGTTTTTCAGTGTAA
- the metG gene encoding methionine--tRNA ligase, with protein sequence MDSFFITTPIYYVNAKPHLGHAYTTILADSMKRFHKLMGDDTYFLTGTDEHGDKIVQAAEKGGQTPSEYVDEISALFRNLWPDLQIENDDFIRTTEKRHIKCVQEVLQKVYDKGDIYFGEYGGHYCFGCERFYTEKELVDGKCPQHETKPEYIAEKNYFFKMSKYQDWLIGHINANPDFIRPERYRNEVMSLLKSGALEDLCISRPKSRLEWGIELPFDKDFVTYVWFDALINYITALDYPKGDKFKKFWPSANHLVAKDILKPHAVFWPTMLKAAEIEPYQNLNVHGYWLIKDTKMSKSLGNVVEPLEMAQKYGVNAFRYFLMREMVFGNDSSFSEEALVGRLNADLANDLGNLFSRTLAMTHKYFGGLVPAEGEEGEEDCNIKNIGRASMAAFQQNFLEAKFSRGLESLWELVRGLNKYIDTTQPWTLYKEENLSRLGTVMYVLLENMRKIAVHLWPVMPEASEKMLAELGITFRPEKVNLQGEVDVWGLLELGTEVASKSNLFPRVEFEKTPPVEKKKSEKSAQKTKEVKTAIEGIIEFPDFQKVDMRIGTVLSVAKHPDADKLLIVKIDTGDEKPRQVVAGLAEFFSPEDLEGKQVVVVVNLKPRKLRGEVSQGMILAVRNGDGMELLTVTAGVANGCKVS encoded by the coding sequence TTGGATTCGTTTTTTATTACAACTCCCATTTACTACGTTAATGCCAAGCCTCATCTTGGTCATGCTTATACGACAATTCTTGCTGACTCCATGAAACGGTTTCACAAGCTAATGGGAGATGATACTTATTTTCTCACTGGAACGGATGAACACGGTGATAAAATAGTTCAAGCTGCGGAAAAAGGCGGACAAACTCCAAGTGAGTACGTTGACGAAATCAGTGCCCTGTTTAGAAACCTTTGGCCTGATTTGCAGATTGAAAACGATGACTTTATCCGGACTACAGAAAAACGCCATATTAAGTGCGTTCAAGAAGTCCTGCAAAAAGTTTATGATAAAGGTGATATTTATTTCGGAGAATACGGCGGACATTATTGTTTCGGCTGTGAAAGATTTTATACCGAAAAAGAACTCGTTGACGGTAAATGTCCTCAGCATGAAACAAAGCCTGAATATATAGCTGAGAAAAACTACTTCTTTAAGATGTCTAAATATCAGGACTGGCTTATCGGGCATATTAATGCCAATCCAGATTTTATTCGTCCTGAAAGATACCGCAACGAAGTAATGAGCCTTCTTAAATCCGGTGCTCTTGAAGATTTATGTATTTCCCGTCCTAAAAGTCGCCTCGAGTGGGGCATTGAACTTCCATTTGATAAAGATTTCGTTACATATGTTTGGTTTGACGCTTTAATCAACTATATCACAGCACTTGATTATCCAAAGGGTGACAAGTTTAAAAAATTCTGGCCTTCTGCCAACCACCTTGTTGCTAAAGACATTCTCAAACCGCATGCTGTTTTCTGGCCTACAATGCTTAAAGCCGCTGAAATTGAGCCTTATCAGAATCTTAATGTGCATGGATATTGGCTGATTAAAGATACCAAGATGTCTAAATCACTCGGAAATGTTGTTGAGCCGCTTGAAATGGCTCAAAAATACGGGGTTAATGCTTTCCGTTATTTCCTCATGCGTGAGATGGTTTTTGGTAATGATTCAAGTTTTTCGGAAGAAGCTCTCGTAGGTCGGCTTAACGCGGATCTGGCAAACGATCTCGGAAATCTTTTCAGCAGAACTTTAGCTATGACTCATAAGTACTTTGGCGGGTTGGTTCCGGCCGAAGGCGAAGAGGGTGAAGAAGACTGCAATATTAAGAATATTGGACGCGCCAGCATGGCTGCTTTTCAGCAGAACTTTTTGGAAGCTAAGTTTTCAAGAGGTTTAGAATCGTTATGGGAGCTTGTGCGCGGGTTGAATAAATATATAGATACAACGCAGCCTTGGACTCTCTATAAAGAAGAAAATCTTTCCCGCCTTGGCACCGTAATGTATGTTCTTCTTGAGAATATGCGTAAAATTGCTGTTCATTTGTGGCCGGTAATGCCTGAAGCCAGTGAAAAAATGTTGGCCGAGCTTGGAATTACTTTCCGTCCTGAGAAAGTTAATCTTCAAGGTGAAGTTGATGTATGGGGCCTTCTTGAGCTTGGTACGGAAGTCGCCAGCAAGTCGAATCTTTTCCCAAGAGTTGAGTTTGAAAAAACTCCTCCTGTAGAAAAGAAAAAGAGTGAGAAGTCTGCCCAAAAAACTAAAGAAGTAAAAACTGCGATTGAGGGAATTATTGAATTTCCTGATTTCCAGAAAGTAGATATGCGAATTGGAACGGTTCTTTCCGTTGCCAAGCACCCTGATGCCGACAAATTGTTGATAGTGAAAATTGATACCGGAGATGAAAAGCCGCGTCAGGTTGTTGCCGGATTAGCCGAGTTTTTCTCTCCTGAAGATCTTGAAGGCAAGCAGGTTGTAGTCGTGGTTAACCTTAAGCCCCGAAAACTTAGGGGTGAGGTTTCGCAAGGAATGATTTTAGCTGTCCGCAACGGGGACGGGATGGAGCTTTTGACCGTTACGGCCGGTGTCGCTAACGGGTGCAAGGTTTCCTAA